The proteins below come from a single Dasypus novemcinctus isolate mDasNov1 chromosome 22, mDasNov1.1.hap2, whole genome shotgun sequence genomic window:
- the LOC101439700 gene encoding olfactory receptor 14C36-like, whose translation MGNFLIVTVTTLDKKLHIPMFFFLRNLSVLDMCYISVTVPKACVIFLLENKAISMAGCAAQIFLVFWFAYIELLLLTIMAWDRYVAICQPLHYSVIMNPWLCVQMTLATLLSGVVFAGFHTGNTFWLPFCQSNVVHQFFCEIPSLLKLSCSDTLNNKISIFISVGVIDCVCFAFITMSYIHIFSTVFKFPTKGERGKAFSTCVPHMLVVTVFLSTAVAVYLKPSSNSPTLQDMIISVFYSIVPPFLNPVIYSLRNKQIKEAVRKMMNKKLYLGKY comes from the coding sequence ATGGGCAACTTTCTCATTGTCACAGTAACCACTCTGGACAAGAAACTTCACATCCCCATGTTCTTTTTCCTTAGAAATCTTTCTGTTTTGGACATGTGCTACATTTCTGTTACAGTACCCAAAgcatgtgtcatcttcctgcttgAGAACAAGGCAATCTCCATGGCTGGATGTGCAGCTCAGATATTCCTTGTGTTTTGGTTTGCTTACATAGAGCTGCTATTGCTCACCATCATGGCCTgggaccgctatgtggccatctgccaacCCCTCCACTACTCTGTGATCATGAACCCTTGGCTCTGTGTCCAGATGACACTGGCCACCCTACTCAGTGGTGTGGTCTTTGCAGGATTCCACACTGGAAACACATTCTGGCTGCCCTTCTGTCAGTCCAATGTGgtccatcagttcttctgtgagATTCCCTCTCTACTGAAGCTCTCCTGCTCTGACACCTTAAAtaacaaaatttctatttttatctctgTGGGGGTTATTGATTGTGTCTGCTTTGCTTTCATCACCATGtcttatattcacatattttctactgTGTTTAAGTTTCCAACCAAAGGAGAGCGAGGAAAGGCCTTTTCTACCTGTGTCCCTCACATGCTCGTTGTGACTGTCTTTCTCAGTACAGCTGTTGCTGTGTATCTGAAGCCATCCTCCAACTCACCCACACTTCAGGATATGATCATCTCTGTGTTCTATTCTATAGTTCCTCCTTTCTTGAATCCTgttatctatagtcttagaaacaagcagataaaAGAGGCTGTAAGGAAAATGATGAACAAAAAGCTGTATTTGGGAAAGTATTAA